The Sylvia atricapilla isolate bSylAtr1 chromosome 3, bSylAtr1.pri, whole genome shotgun sequence genome has a window encoding:
- the FOSL2 gene encoding fos-related antigen 2, translated as MYQDYPGNFDTSSRGSSGSPGHPETYSSGAAQQKFRVDMPGSGSAFIPTINAITTSQDLQWMVQPTVITSMSSPYSRSHPYSHPLPPLSSVAGHTALQRPGVIKTIGTTVGRRRRDEQLSPEEEEKRRIRRERNKLAAAKCRNRRRELTEKLQAETEVLEEEKSVLQKEIAELQKEKEKLEFMLVAHSPVCKISPEERRSPPSSSLQSIRTGASGAVVVKQEPVEEEIPSSSLVLDKAQRSVIKPISIAGGFYGEEALNTPIVVTSTPAITPGSSNLVFTYPNVLDQESPLSPSESCSKAHRRSSSSGDQSSDSLNSPTLLAL; from the exons ATGTACCAGGACTACCCCGGGAACTTCGACACCTCCTCCAGAGGCAGCAGCGGCTCCCCGGGACACCCCGAGACCTACTCGAGCGGCGCAGCCCAGCAG AAATTTCGAGTAGATATGCCAGGATCAGGCAGTGCTTTCATCCCTACGATCAACGCCATCACAACCAGCCAAGACCTGCAGTGGATGGTGCAGCCCACCGTCATCACCTCCATGTCAAGCCCTTACTCCCGTTCGCACCCCTACAGCCACCCGCTGCCCCCGCTGTCCTCAGTGGCCGGACATACGGCTCTCCAGCGTCCTGGTGTCATCAAAACCATCGGGACCACAGTGGGACGGAGACGGAGAGATGAGCAG CTGTCGcctgaggaagaagagaagcGAAGGATCCGGAGAGAGAGGAACAAGCTGGCAGCTGCTAAGTGTCGTAACAGGCGTCGAGAGCTAACAGAGAAACTCCAGGCG GAAACTGAAGtactggaggaggagaagtCAGTGCTGCAAAAGGAGATCGCTGAGCtccagaaggagaaggagaagctgGAGTTTATGCTGGTGGCTCACAGCCCTGTGTGCAAAATCAGCCCCGAGGAACGTCGGAGCCCACCGTccagcagcctccagagcaTTCGGACTGGAGCAAGTGGAGCAGTGGTGGTGAAGCAAGAGCCTGTGGAGGAAGAGATCCCATCTTCCTCTTTGGTCCTTGACAAAGCCCAGAGGTCTGTCATTAAGCCCATCAGCATTGCTGGAGGTTTTTACGGGGAGGAGGCACTCAACACTCCCATTGTGGTGACCTCAACACCAGCCATCACTCCTGGCTCTTCCAACTTGGTGTTCACCTACCCTAACGTGTTGGATCAGGAgtctcctctctccccttctGAGTCCTGCTCTAAAGCTCACcggaggagcagcagcagcggggaCCAGTCCTCAGATTCCTTGAACTCTCCCACCTTGCTGGCGTTGTAA